One Acetobacterium sp. KB-1 DNA segment encodes these proteins:
- the dapA gene encoding 4-hydroxy-tetrahydrodipicolinate synthase, translating to MSIFTGSCVALVTPFKNGKVDFERFHKLIDWQIEQKTDAILIAGTTGETSTLTDAEHLELLKDAGKYINGRVPYVAGTGSNDTAYSIMLSKEAEKAGADAALIINPYYNKSTQRGIIAHISAIANAITIPVIIYNVPSRTGMNIAVSTIKELSKIANVAAVKEASGDISQVTEIARVCGSDIDIYSGNDDHVLPILSVGGKGVISVSANIIPADMHNLVTSFMAGDLAKARELQFKTNLVNLAMFYETNPIPIKTAMGLMGMDSGEMRLPLVDMEESNKEKLVADLKAYGLL from the coding sequence TCGACTGGCAGATCGAACAAAAAACCGACGCCATTCTAATTGCCGGTACCACTGGTGAAACCTCAACCCTCACCGATGCCGAACATTTAGAACTACTAAAAGATGCCGGGAAATACATTAACGGCCGGGTTCCTTATGTTGCTGGAACTGGTAGTAATGACACCGCTTATTCCATCATGCTTTCTAAGGAAGCCGAAAAAGCTGGTGCCGATGCTGCTCTGATTATTAACCCCTACTACAATAAATCGACCCAGCGAGGAATCATCGCTCATATTTCTGCTATAGCCAATGCCATCACTATTCCCGTGATTATTTACAATGTTCCCAGTCGCACCGGCATGAACATAGCCGTATCCACCATTAAAGAATTGAGCAAAATCGCCAATGTAGCTGCTGTTAAAGAAGCTAGCGGCGATATCAGCCAGGTCACCGAAATCGCCCGTGTTTGTGGTAGCGATATTGATATTTACAGTGGTAATGATGATCATGTACTACCAATACTATCTGTTGGCGGCAAAGGGGTCATCTCTGTCTCAGCCAATATTATTCCCGCTGATATGCACAATCTGGTGACCAGCTTTATGGCCGGCGATCTGGCTAAAGCCCGGGAACTACAATTTAAAACCAACCTGGTCAATCTGGCGATGTTCTATGAAACCAACCCCATTCCTATTAAAACCGCCATGGGTTTGATGGGAATGGACTCTGGAGAAATGCGACTGCCGCTAGTCGATATGGAAGAATCCAACAAAGAAAAACTGGTTGCCGATTTAAAAGCCTATGGCTTATTATAG
- the dapB gene encoding 4-hydroxy-tetrahydrodipicolinate reductase encodes MINILLSGVSGAMGTTLQQIITANPNTQVVAGFDQQANTSLPFPVYTNLETCAEAVDVIIDFSHFAAFPKIFGFAKSKKIPIVIATTGLSETDLTAIKEGSLEFPVFKTANLSLGINLIAKMLNEMVAKLESGFDIEIIEKHHNKKQDAPSGTALLLADAINEGLETKKDYSFGRHGRDTKRTENELGIHAIRGGTIPGEHSVIFAGNDEIIEVSHMALSKKVFAEGAVKAAQYLVGKAPGLYDMSMVVND; translated from the coding sequence ATGATCAATATTTTACTCAGTGGCGTCTCTGGGGCCATGGGCACCACCCTCCAGCAGATTATTACCGCAAACCCAAACACCCAGGTGGTGGCCGGATTTGATCAGCAGGCTAACACCAGTCTGCCCTTTCCGGTTTACACCAATCTGGAAACCTGCGCCGAAGCAGTGGATGTGATCATCGATTTTTCACACTTTGCGGCTTTCCCGAAAATTTTCGGCTTTGCCAAAAGCAAAAAAATCCCCATTGTCATTGCTACTACTGGTCTGTCGGAAACCGATCTGACGGCCATCAAAGAAGGTTCCCTTGAATTTCCGGTTTTTAAAACCGCCAACCTATCGCTGGGCATCAATCTAATTGCCAAAATGTTAAACGAAATGGTAGCCAAGCTGGAAAGCGGCTTTGATATTGAAATTATCGAAAAGCACCATAATAAAAAACAAGATGCTCCCAGTGGCACCGCACTGCTGCTGGCCGACGCCATCAATGAGGGGCTGGAAACAAAAAAAGATTATTCTTTTGGCCGCCATGGCCGTGATACCAAACGCACTGAAAATGAACTGGGCATCCACGCCATCCGCGGTGGCACAATCCCCGGCGAGCATTCTGTAATATTTGCTGGCAACGACGAAATCATCGAAGTCAGCCATATGGCTTTATCCAAAAAAGTCTTCGCCGAAGGCGCCGTCAAAGCTGCCCAATACCTGGTTGGAAAAGCCCCCGGGCTCTACGACATGTCGATGGTCGTCAACGACTAA
- a CDS encoding aspartate kinase, whose translation MHIVVQKYGGTSVGSTERILNVAKRIIAKKQNGHQVVVVVSAMGKTTDDLVKLAYEINPSPPKRELDRLLSTGEQISISLLSMALQSLGHNAISFTGPQVGIRTSGRHTKSRIEGIDTTKIMEALNDDKIVIIAGFQGVNENDDVTTLGRGGSDTSAVALACVLDAPCEIYTDVEGIFGVDPRLYPKAKKLNAVSYDEMLEMASLGAGVMHPRAIELASKYDTTIWVASSEYEVPGTIIKKGEKNMEGQSITGVAIDNDEMMITIRDIPFDTNITSQFFSQFATKSINIDMISQSAPIDGLINISFTAPASDLNDAKKILSAFQGKHAGIGVIINEKISKLSVVGIGMRSQSGVAAKFFQLLADNNIQMLMITTSEIRISCIILSDDKDQAVTATAKAFDL comes from the coding sequence ATGCATATCGTTGTTCAAAAATACGGTGGAACCTCAGTGGGTTCCACCGAACGGATTTTAAATGTTGCCAAGCGCATCATTGCAAAGAAACAAAACGGTCACCAGGTTGTGGTGGTGGTTTCAGCCATGGGCAAAACCACTGATGATCTGGTAAAGTTAGCCTATGAAATCAATCCCTCCCCACCCAAACGGGAGTTGGACCGGCTTCTATCTACCGGCGAACAGATCTCTATTTCGCTGCTATCGATGGCGCTCCAATCTTTAGGTCATAATGCCATTTCTTTCACTGGGCCCCAGGTCGGTATCCGCACCAGCGGCCGCCATACTAAATCGCGTATCGAAGGCATTGACACCACCAAAATTATGGAAGCCTTAAATGATGATAAAATTGTCATCATTGCCGGATTTCAGGGGGTCAATGAAAATGATGATGTCACCACCCTGGGACGGGGCGGCTCTGACACCAGTGCCGTCGCCTTAGCCTGTGTTCTGGATGCCCCCTGTGAAATCTACACCGATGTCGAAGGGATTTTCGGAGTAGATCCCCGGCTTTACCCCAAAGCTAAAAAACTGAACGCCGTCTCTTATGACGAAATGCTGGAGATGGCCAGTCTGGGTGCTGGGGTTATGCATCCTCGCGCCATTGAATTAGCGAGTAAATACGACACGACCATTTGGGTGGCTTCAAGTGAATACGAAGTACCCGGCACCATCATCAAAAAAGGAGAAAAAAATATGGAAGGACAATCCATCACCGGTGTGGCCATTGATAATGACGAAATGATGATCACCATTCGTGATATTCCTTTTGATACGAATATCACTTCTCAGTTTTTCAGTCAATTTGCCACCAAAAGTATTAACATCGACATGATCAGCCAAAGCGCTCCCATTGATGGTCTTATTAACATCTCATTTACCGCGCCGGCTTCTGATCTAAATGATGCCAAAAAAATTCTGTCTGCTTTTCAGGGAAAACATGCTGGAATCGGGGTCATCATCAATGAGAAAATTTCAAAGTTATCTGTTGTTGGCATTGGCATGCGCAGTCAGTCTGGTGTTGCTGCCAAATTTTTTCAACTTTTAGCCGATAATAACATCCAGATGTTGATGATCACCACGTCAGAAATTCGTATCAGTTGCATCATTCTATCAGACGATAAGGATCAGGCTGTCACCGCCACCGCCAAAGCCTTTGATTTATAA
- a CDS encoding late competence development ComFB family protein has translation MLKNYMEDVVDSFLPHMLEQYPEICRCELCMEDIKAIALNKLKPAYFVTREGLLFSKIDEMTSQHKADLTSELTRAIDIVSKNPRHPQK, from the coding sequence ATGTTAAAGAATTACATGGAGGATGTGGTTGATTCATTTTTACCACATATGCTAGAACAATATCCAGAAATATGCAGATGTGAACTTTGCATGGAAGACATTAAGGCAATTGCGCTCAATAAATTAAAACCTGCTTATTTTGTAACACGCGAGGGGCTTTTATTTTCGAAAATTGATGAAATGACCTCCCAGCATAAGGCCGATCTGACCAGTGAACTAACCCGCGCCATCGACATTGTATCGAAAAACCCCCGTCATCCCCAAAAATAA
- a CDS encoding sensor domain-containing diguanylate cyclase, with protein sequence MLSHDAKAMINYVNTILNNKKLSNDIPNIAEGDADFLVLEQSLRTVRSVAEALRAGNIHHKIQGNGFILDSFQQFQNNVKRSSSGVIKSIASKSIRIKGEKNIPGKLQEANIIKKRDKTSKEIEEHYRLMTDHACDIIATVDLSGNFTYISPSVEKLTGYTPEEVLNHYREIGYFLPGVQKEMDRQRVAIRKMVEKGEPFYPVNFEQRQVRKDGESIYTDTVLSGIYDEENNFRELLAVTRDITEKVKIRREMKELSETDKLTKLCNRVKLDCALEHELDRAKTKATAFALIMIDIDHFKNINDRFGHLAGDAVLIELAQLFKDVIRSSDLIGRWGGEEFLAILPDADSSEAMELAEKIRGRVSEHYFPEQERITISLGVSVFRDDETADSIVYRADQALYQAKKNGKNQVRLM encoded by the coding sequence ATGTTAAGTCACGACGCTAAAGCGATGATTAATTATGTTAATACAATTTTAAATAATAAAAAGTTAAGTAACGACATCCCCAATATAGCAGAGGGAGATGCAGACTTTTTAGTGCTGGAACAGAGTCTTCGGACGGTAAGAAGTGTTGCAGAAGCACTGCGTGCAGGAAATATTCACCATAAGATCCAGGGCAATGGTTTTATTCTGGACTCGTTTCAACAATTTCAAAATAATGTCAAACGATCCAGCAGTGGGGTTATTAAGAGCATCGCCTCAAAAAGTATCAGAATTAAGGGCGAAAAAAACATACCAGGTAAGCTTCAGGAAGCTAATATTATCAAAAAGCGGGATAAGACGAGCAAAGAAATTGAAGAGCACTATCGTCTGATGACTGATCATGCTTGTGACATTATTGCAACGGTGGATCTGTCAGGTAATTTTACCTATATTAGCCCTTCGGTAGAAAAACTAACCGGCTATACCCCTGAAGAAGTTTTGAACCACTATCGCGAAATTGGTTATTTTCTCCCTGGCGTACAAAAAGAGATGGACCGACAAAGGGTCGCAATTAGAAAAATGGTAGAAAAGGGAGAACCGTTCTACCCGGTCAATTTTGAGCAACGACAGGTACGCAAGGATGGCGAAAGTATTTATACTGACACCGTGCTATCCGGAATTTATGACGAAGAAAATAACTTTCGGGAACTGCTGGCGGTTACCCGTGATATTACTGAAAAAGTAAAAATACGACGGGAAATGAAAGAACTTTCAGAAACCGATAAATTGACCAAGCTCTGTAATCGCGTTAAACTGGATTGTGCTCTGGAGCATGAATTGGATCGGGCAAAAACAAAGGCCACAGCTTTTGCTTTGATTATGATCGACATTGATCACTTTAAAAATATTAATGACCGTTTCGGTCATTTAGCTGGTGATGCAGTATTAATTGAACTGGCACAGCTTTTTAAAGACGTTATCCGATCATCTGATCTGATTGGTCGATGGGGTGGTGAAGAATTTCTGGCAATTCTTCCGGATGCAGATTCTAGTGAGGCGATGGAGCTGGCAGAAAAAATCAGGGGACGAGTCAGTGAGCATTATTTTCCAGAACAAGAACGTATTACGATCAGTCTGGGTGTATCTGTTTTTAGGGACGATGAAACGGCTGACAGCATCGTTTACCGAGCAGATCAGGCTTTGTATCAGGCCAAGAAAAATGGTAAAAACCAGGTCCGTCTGATGTGA
- a CDS encoding HsmA family protein, producing the protein MLIYAIISITLALVFYTIGVWGEKIQGQLKTWHLVVFYIGLVCDTTGTIMMSKISSGGSFLNFHGMTGMLAIVLMMLHAVWATVVLVKGDEKAKVNFHKLSLIVWLIWLIPFISGAIFGVSI; encoded by the coding sequence ATGTTAATTTATGCTATCATATCCATTACCTTGGCACTGGTATTCTATACGATCGGTGTATGGGGTGAAAAAATTCAAGGACAGCTAAAAACATGGCATTTAGTTGTGTTTTATATCGGATTGGTTTGTGACACCACGGGAACAATAATGATGAGCAAAATTTCGTCTGGGGGATCGTTTCTAAATTTTCACGGCATGACGGGGATGCTCGCGATTGTACTGATGATGTTACATGCCGTTTGGGCAACGGTGGTCTTAGTTAAGGGTGATGAAAAAGCCAAGGTAAATTTCCATAAACTCAGCTTAATTGTCTGGCTGATCTGGTTGATCCCGTTTATTTCCGGAGCTATTTTTGGTGTATCGATATAA